Proteins encoded in a region of the Bicyclus anynana chromosome 9, ilBicAnyn1.1, whole genome shotgun sequence genome:
- the LOC128198387 gene encoding uncharacterized protein LOC128198387: MPKGKRKRKSNEKYADIRKKLRKIEARLDRSTRRRTVSSGPMMLEEKHHYSGSKSSDFLRSNNNPNNNRLISKTLPWKTGLKSETEKPRRSQGHRAALNSSQQRGISDQPAPRTYKYPRQYL; this comes from the exons atgccaaaaggcaaacgtaaacgtaaaagtaatgaaaaatatgcagATATTAGGAAAAAATTACGGAAAATCGAGGCAAGACTCGATAGGTCAACGCGGCGTCGAACCGTATCTTCAGGGCcgatgatgttagaagaaaaacatcattattCAGGGAGTAAGTCGTCAG ATTTCTTAAGAAGTAATAATAATCCTAATAATAATCGATTAATCTCGAAAACCCTGCCTTGGAAAACGGGGCTGAAGTCTGAAACAGAGAAGCCTCGCCGCAGCCAGGGTCATCGTGCAGCGCTGAACAGCTCTCAACAGCGGGGGATATCCGACCAGCCAGCACCGAGAACTTACAAGTACCCGAGACAGTAcctctaa